From one Natrinema saccharevitans genomic stretch:
- a CDS encoding xanthine dehydrogenase family protein molybdopterin-binding subunit: MSDDTNDPQPDGGTASKPTSEEPPEFEEHPLEWDEPENNNKAPDERKSVSQPAEKFDDRKLVTGQAKYTADYEERFPDLAHAAVVRSEVPHGRVTAVDTTEAEALDGVYAVLTPWSDAVPDAKYTSAGQSYPEPSPWDMNVLNKHVRYIGDPIAAVAAEDASTAAAAADAIEVEYEEYDHVVDPEEAFDGDAPQLFADDEVENKIVGHDYSRNRMSNIEGEIGDVEAALEREDVHVHETEWETIRQSHAQIEKHTSLAYTDEDDRKVLITSTQVPNHTRRQLAHLFDIPIRDIRVKKPRVGGGFGGKQAMVVEPIPLALSLAADRPVMYEASRDEEFYAMRSRHPMKVRARTAVTDDGTIEAIDLYALSNTGAYGSHGMTVAGNVGSKPMPLYSKVPNARFEADIIHTNTPQTGAMRGYGAPQGTLALEGHLDEVARDLDFDPIEFRRQHYMEVGDLDEIAGMMGGEGAERRIRSCGLDECIERGKEAIGWDDLEQPPEPHRHRGIGMALSAQGTGVAGDELGAAQIMMNEDGSFHLQVGGVDIGTGADTAFIQIAAEVLGCDEDDIIVKSSDTDNTPFDYGAYASSTTYISGMAVKKAAEDAKERILEWASRMLDEPAENLETRDGEVYSEESGEAVTLEDVGYESVYGHDDREHILGKGTHSTEESPPPFAAQFVDVTVDEQTGEFEVNQLVVAVDCGVAINPGMAEGQVEGANHMSFEMAVSEGITVDEQGRAEVSDFDEYGLPSATETPPIESLLVETHEPTGPFGAKSVAEVPTNTVPPALSNAIREAVGVRINEMPVTAEKIKAALDQK; this comes from the coding sequence ATGAGTGACGACACGAACGACCCACAGCCCGACGGTGGAACCGCGTCGAAGCCGACTTCGGAAGAGCCACCGGAGTTCGAAGAACATCCCCTCGAGTGGGACGAACCGGAGAACAATAATAAGGCACCAGACGAGCGAAAGAGCGTTTCTCAGCCGGCGGAAAAGTTCGACGACCGAAAACTCGTCACGGGCCAAGCCAAGTACACTGCAGACTACGAGGAACGGTTCCCGGATCTCGCTCACGCCGCGGTCGTCCGTAGCGAGGTTCCACACGGCCGCGTGACGGCCGTCGACACGACCGAGGCCGAGGCACTGGACGGTGTCTACGCCGTTCTCACACCGTGGTCCGACGCCGTACCGGACGCGAAGTACACGAGCGCCGGTCAGTCGTACCCAGAACCGAGCCCGTGGGACATGAACGTGCTCAACAAACACGTCCGTTACATCGGCGATCCGATCGCGGCGGTCGCGGCCGAGGACGCGTCCACCGCTGCGGCCGCGGCCGACGCCATCGAGGTCGAGTACGAGGAGTACGACCACGTCGTCGATCCCGAGGAGGCGTTCGACGGGGACGCGCCGCAACTATTCGCCGACGACGAGGTCGAGAACAAGATCGTCGGTCACGACTACAGCCGCAACCGGATGTCCAACATCGAGGGCGAGATCGGGGACGTCGAGGCCGCGCTCGAGCGCGAGGACGTACACGTCCACGAGACCGAGTGGGAAACCATCCGGCAGTCCCACGCACAGATCGAGAAGCACACGTCGCTCGCCTACACCGACGAGGACGACCGGAAAGTACTCATCACGAGTACCCAGGTCCCGAACCACACTCGCCGCCAGCTGGCGCACCTGTTCGATATCCCGATCCGGGACATCAGAGTAAAGAAACCTCGCGTCGGCGGCGGTTTCGGCGGCAAACAGGCGATGGTCGTCGAACCGATTCCGCTCGCCCTGTCGCTCGCGGCGGACCGTCCCGTCATGTACGAGGCCTCTCGCGACGAAGAGTTCTACGCGATGCGCTCGCGCCACCCGATGAAGGTTCGTGCGCGGACGGCAGTCACCGACGACGGGACGATCGAAGCGATCGATCTCTACGCGCTCTCGAACACCGGCGCGTACGGAAGCCACGGGATGACTGTCGCCGGGAACGTCGGCAGCAAGCCGATGCCGCTGTACTCGAAGGTCCCGAACGCTCGCTTCGAAGCCGACATCATCCACACGAACACGCCACAGACAGGTGCGATGCGAGGGTACGGTGCTCCCCAGGGGACGCTCGCTCTCGAGGGCCACCTGGACGAGGTCGCGCGGGATCTCGACTTCGATCCGATCGAATTCCGCCGGCAACACTACATGGAGGTCGGCGATCTGGACGAGATCGCCGGGATGATGGGCGGCGAGGGTGCTGAGCGGCGCATCCGTTCCTGTGGGCTCGACGAGTGTATCGAGCGTGGCAAGGAAGCCATCGGCTGGGACGACCTCGAGCAGCCCCCGGAGCCACACCGCCACCGCGGTATTGGCATGGCCCTGTCGGCACAGGGAACCGGCGTCGCGGGCGACGAACTCGGCGCCGCACAGATCATGATGAACGAGGACGGCTCGTTTCACCTGCAAGTCGGCGGCGTCGACATCGGCACGGGCGCGGACACGGCGTTCATCCAGATCGCCGCCGAGGTACTCGGTTGTGACGAAGACGACATAATCGTCAAATCCTCGGACACCGACAACACCCCGTTCGACTACGGCGCGTACGCCTCCTCGACGACCTACATCAGCGGGATGGCGGTGAAGAAGGCCGCGGAGGACGCCAAAGAGCGCATCCTCGAATGGGCGTCGCGGATGCTCGACGAACCCGCGGAAAACCTGGAGACCCGCGACGGCGAGGTATACAGCGAGGAGAGCGGTGAGGCGGTCACGCTCGAGGACGTCGGCTACGAATCGGTGTACGGCCACGACGACCGGGAGCACATCCTCGGCAAGGGAACGCACTCCACGGAAGAGAGCCCGCCGCCGTTTGCCGCCCAGTTCGTTGATGTCACCGTCGACGAACAGACGGGCGAGTTCGAGGTCAACCAGCTCGTCGTCGCCGTCGACTGTGGCGTCGCAATCAATCCCGGAATGGCGGAGGGACAGGTCGAGGGTGCCAATCACATGAGCTTCGAGATGGCCGTAAGCGAAGGTATCACCGTCGACGAGCAGGGCCGCGCGGAGGTCTCGGATTTCGACGAGTACGGACTTCCGTCGGCGACGGAGACGCCGCCGATCGAGAGCCTTCTCGTCGAGACCCACGAGCCGACGGGTCCGTTCGGCGCAAAATCCGTCGCGGAGGTACCGACCAATACTGTGCCGCCGGCGCTCAGTAACGCGATTCGAGAGGCCGTCGGCGTGCGCATCAACGAGATGCCGGTCACTGCCGAGAAGATCAAGGCGGCGCTCGACCAGAAGTAA
- a CDS encoding (2Fe-2S)-binding protein, with protein MQLELELNGQHRTLEAEKSDVLLDVLRRNGYTGPKRGCDTGACGMCTVQIDGDPAMSCVTPVAKVDGSTVETIEGLGTQSDLHPLQQAFVDNSALQCGFCIPGMIMRSKALLESNPDPTETEVREALSDNLCRCTGYKKIVEAVLDAADRMVGEQPVAADGGGSRCEEFSSPCPREEGRPQ; from the coding sequence ATGCAACTCGAACTAGAGCTAAACGGCCAACATCGGACGCTCGAGGCGGAGAAATCGGACGTCCTGCTCGACGTGCTGCGGCGAAACGGCTACACCGGCCCGAAACGCGGCTGTGATACGGGCGCGTGCGGGATGTGTACGGTCCAAATCGACGGTGATCCGGCGATGTCCTGTGTTACGCCGGTCGCGAAAGTCGACGGATCGACGGTGGAAACGATCGAAGGGCTGGGAACACAGAGCGATCTCCACCCGCTCCAGCAGGCGTTCGTGGACAACTCGGCGCTCCAATGTGGGTTCTGTATCCCGGGCATGATCATGCGTTCGAAGGCGCTGCTGGAATCGAACCCGGATCCGACCGAGACGGAGGTACGGGAAGCGCTTTCGGACAACCTCTGCCGGTGTACCGGTTACAAGAAGATCGTCGAAGCGGTTCTCGACGCCGCAGATCGGATGGTCGGTGAGCAGCCCGTGGCGGCAGACGGCGGGGGAAGCCGCTGCGAGGAGTTTTCCTCGCCCTGTCCCCGCGAGGAGGGGCGACCGCAATGA
- a CDS encoding xanthine dehydrogenase family protein molybdopterin-binding subunit: MSNLEETPGRNERPDGDRAEEEATEADAFPGESEVAANDRKSRDEREHLTEDVEKDDARKIVTGEARYTADYRDRFPELAEGKVVRSEIAHGYVRDIDTSEAEAMEGVYAVITPWDDVVPDKAYSSSGQSYPEPSPWDLRVLREHVRYVGDPIAAIAATDTETADRAARVIDVEYEELEPVFDPEAATDPDAPQLFDPDEVENKQHGADYERNLESHFEGERGDVERAFDRAADDRVIETEWETPYQSHCVPEPHTTIAHTDEDDRYSFITATQVPFHTRRQIAHLFDVPIRDVRVTKPRIGAGFGAKQEMAIEPIAFALHLAADRPVKLEMTRREEFYALRFRHPMQMRMRTAVDEDGTLEAMELYTLSNSGAYGTHGMTVANNVGTKPLPLYPRVPNVRFESDVVHTNLPMGAAMRGYGAPQGHFAVESHMDEIARRLDFDPIEFRKRNAVREGDIDRNVTILKDGDRFDREIRSCGLRECIERGKEAIGYDDVEQPAEPHRHRGVGMAMIAQGSGVAGRELGAAQIKMNEDGSFHLQVGGVDTGTGSDTMFSQVAAEVLGCEPTDIVVISSDTDLTPFDYGAYASSTTYISGQAVKEAAEDARERLLDWGSKMLDEPVENLTTGNGQVYSETSGDGVSLEEIGYEATYGHDDREHILGKGNHSTDESPPPYGAQFVDVTVNEETGEYEINRMAFAADCGVAINPALVEGQIEGGEHMSLEYATSGGLEFDDEGNPEVLGFRQYGMPRTTDHPPMETLIVETHEPTGPFGAKSIAELPTNGVPPALSNAVRDAVGVRVTSLPITADDIKRALDERDG; encoded by the coding sequence ATGAGCAATCTGGAAGAGACACCGGGACGAAACGAGAGACCCGACGGCGATCGGGCGGAGGAGGAGGCTACGGAAGCGGACGCGTTTCCGGGGGAGAGCGAGGTGGCCGCGAACGACCGGAAATCCCGGGACGAGCGCGAGCATCTGACCGAGGACGTCGAGAAAGACGACGCTCGGAAGATAGTCACCGGGGAGGCCCGTTACACGGCCGACTACCGCGATCGCTTCCCCGAACTCGCCGAAGGGAAAGTGGTCCGGAGCGAAATCGCGCACGGATACGTCCGTGACATCGATACGAGCGAGGCCGAAGCGATGGAGGGCGTGTACGCTGTGATCACGCCGTGGGACGACGTCGTACCCGACAAAGCGTACTCGAGCTCGGGCCAGTCCTACCCCGAACCGAGCCCCTGGGATCTGCGCGTACTCCGGGAACACGTTCGATACGTCGGCGATCCTATCGCGGCGATCGCCGCGACGGACACGGAGACGGCCGACCGCGCCGCGCGGGTGATCGACGTCGAATACGAGGAACTGGAACCCGTCTTCGATCCCGAGGCGGCGACGGATCCGGACGCGCCGCAGTTGTTCGATCCCGACGAGGTCGAGAACAAACAGCACGGTGCCGACTACGAGCGGAACCTCGAGTCGCACTTCGAGGGGGAGCGAGGCGACGTCGAGCGGGCGTTCGATCGAGCGGCCGACGACCGTGTGATCGAGACGGAGTGGGAAACGCCGTACCAGTCACACTGCGTCCCCGAACCCCACACGACGATCGCCCACACGGACGAAGACGACCGGTACTCGTTCATCACCGCGACGCAGGTTCCGTTCCACACCCGACGACAGATCGCACATCTGTTCGACGTTCCCATCCGTGACGTCCGCGTCACGAAGCCCCGTATCGGAGCCGGGTTCGGTGCGAAACAGGAGATGGCGATCGAACCGATCGCGTTCGCGCTCCATCTGGCGGCCGACAGGCCGGTCAAACTGGAGATGACCCGCCGCGAGGAGTTCTACGCGCTCCGTTTTCGGCATCCGATGCAGATGCGAATGCGGACGGCGGTGGACGAGGACGGCACGCTCGAGGCCATGGAGCTGTACACGCTGTCGAACTCGGGGGCGTACGGCACCCACGGGATGACCGTCGCGAACAACGTCGGAACGAAACCGCTTCCGCTGTATCCGCGGGTTCCGAACGTCCGATTCGAGAGCGACGTCGTCCACACGAATCTGCCGATGGGTGCGGCGATGCGGGGATACGGCGCCCCGCAGGGCCACTTCGCGGTCGAGTCGCACATGGACGAGATCGCGCGCCGTCTGGACTTCGATCCGATCGAGTTCCGCAAACGCAACGCCGTTCGTGAGGGCGATATCGATCGGAACGTCACCATTCTGAAAGACGGCGATCGGTTCGACCGGGAGATACGGTCGTGCGGGCTCCGCGAGTGCATCGAACGCGGGAAGGAAGCCATCGGCTACGACGACGTAGAGCAGCCCGCGGAGCCCCATCGCCACCGTGGCGTCGGAATGGCGATGATCGCCCAGGGCAGCGGCGTCGCCGGGCGGGAACTCGGCGCGGCCCAGATCAAGATGAACGAGGACGGTTCGTTCCATCTGCAGGTCGGCGGTGTCGACACCGGCACCGGCTCCGATACGATGTTCAGTCAGGTCGCTGCGGAGGTGCTGGGCTGTGAACCCACAGATATCGTCGTTATTTCCTCGGACACCGACCTGACGCCGTTCGACTACGGCGCGTACGCCTCCTCGACGACCTATATCAGCGGCCAGGCCGTCAAGGAAGCCGCCGAGGATGCGCGGGAACGGCTCCTCGACTGGGGGTCGAAGATGCTCGACGAACCCGTCGAGAACCTGACAACGGGCAACGGACAGGTGTACAGCGAGACGAGCGGTGACGGTGTGTCGCTGGAGGAGATCGGATACGAGGCGACCTACGGCCACGACGACCGCGAGCACATCCTCGGCAAGGGCAATCACTCGACGGACGAAAGTCCGCCGCCGTACGGTGCCCAGTTCGTCGACGTGACCGTAAATGAGGAAACCGGCGAGTACGAGATAAACCGCATGGCCTTCGCCGCCGACTGTGGCGTCGCGATCAATCCCGCGCTCGTCGAGGGGCAGATCGAGGGAGGAGAGCACATGAGCCTCGAGTACGCCACCAGCGGTGGACTCGAGTTCGACGACGAAGGGAATCCGGAGGTACTCGGCTTCCGGCAGTACGGGATGCCACGGACGACCGATCACCCGCCGATGGAGACGCTTATCGTCGAAACGCACGAACCGACCGGGCCCTTCGGCGCGAAGTCGATCGCCGAACTCCCGACGAACGGCGTTCCGCCGGCGCTCAGCAACGCGGTCCGTGACGCCGTCGGCGTTCGCGTCACTTCACTTCCCATTACCGCCGACGATATCAAACGGGCCCTCGACGAACGAGACGGTTAG
- a CDS encoding DsrE/DsrF/TusD sulfur relay family protein, translated as MASIGILLTGGPFDSERWRTAYELGKAALEKGHDVSFFHYLDGALVPVDGQTFPDCSNTGLYDAMPTEKFQELIADGAQVICCGLCVDARGIDAPDDYPDGVEVGLLPDLADMIGDADRVISL; from the coding sequence ATGGCATCCATTGGGATTCTATTGACCGGTGGGCCGTTCGACAGTGAGCGCTGGCGAACGGCGTACGAACTCGGGAAGGCAGCGCTCGAGAAAGGTCACGACGTTTCGTTCTTTCACTATCTCGACGGTGCTCTGGTGCCCGTCGACGGACAGACGTTTCCCGACTGTTCGAACACCGGGCTCTACGACGCGATGCCGACGGAGAAGTTTCAGGAACTCATCGCTGACGGTGCCCAGGTGATCTGTTGTGGCCTCTGCGTCGACGCCCGCGGTATCGATGCGCCGGACGACTATCCGGACGGCGTCGAGGTTGGACTCCTTCCGGACCTGGCGGACATGATCGGTGACGCGGACCGAGTGATCTCACTATGA
- a CDS encoding DsrE family protein produces the protein MKRDVVVLLTRAPYGRVHVPEGLRAARGVAAGFDQHDVTVVFTEDGTYAARSDVDRDALNMPGHVADLREQNGAMIVDAAAMTERGISADEIADDVTVRAGDEVSARIRDADCVLDF, from the coding sequence ATGAAACGCGACGTCGTCGTGTTACTGACTCGAGCACCGTACGGGCGCGTGCACGTCCCGGAGGGTTTGCGGGCGGCGCGGGGCGTCGCCGCGGGATTCGACCAGCACGACGTCACAGTCGTCTTCACGGAAGACGGCACGTATGCCGCCCGAAGCGACGTCGACCGAGACGCGTTGAACATGCCGGGGCACGTCGCCGATCTGCGTGAACAGAACGGAGCGATGATCGTCGACGCCGCCGCCATGACGGAGCGGGGTATCTCCGCCGACGAGATCGCTGACGACGTGACCGTTCGCGCCGGCGACGAGGTTTCGGCGCGCATTCGAGACGCCGATTGCGTTCTGGACTTCTAA
- a CDS encoding DsrH/TusB family sulfur relay protein: MADIGLRTAADDPDACVVLIQDGVFLSPELDADLYAVEKDAAVRGVDLPEGIEEITYDGLIDLIVENEVKNFV, from the coding sequence ATGGCTGATATCGGACTTCGAACTGCAGCGGACGACCCGGACGCATGCGTCGTCCTCATACAGGATGGTGTGTTCCTGTCTCCCGAACTCGACGCGGACCTCTACGCCGTCGAGAAAGACGCCGCCGTCCGCGGCGTCGACCTCCCCGAGGGAATCGAGGAGATCACGTACGACGGTTTGATAGACCTGATAGTCGAGAACGAGGTGAAAAACTTCGTATGA
- the yqeB gene encoding selenium-dependent molybdenum cofactor biosynthesis protein YqeB, protein MSVFERITELVGDGEPAAMLTIVDKDGSAPRDVGDRMLVTADGNYGTIGGGTVEHLAVEDARTVLDGEADSGVRTYELEPGGNTGMVCGGTMDVFIERIRGRARLYIAGGGHISVELAALAEQLGYDVTVVDDREEYTDPDAFPDSTDVIHGEYGEALSELPTTAETSVAVATRSGTFDQRAVAAALDGNAGYVGLVASDTKAEHVVDSLAEEGYSRRELARVRAPVGLDLGGSGPEDVALAILSEVNMDRYGAGGQRATRLNLDDLVVVRGGGDLGSGVVYRLHQAGYPVVVTEVDRPTVVRREVAFAAAMYEDEVSIEGVVGRRAADVDEVVEILEDDAVPVLEDPEASIATTLDAAVVVDAILAKGRTDTGTRRDDADVVVGLGPGFEAGENVDAVVETDRGHELGRVFYDGRASPYDGEPGERRGYTHERVLRAPGEGLWEPVVEIGDLVSADETVGHVGNTDVVAEIDGLVRGLVHGGLEVGEGTKLGDIDPRGDDVDPTKISDKALCLGGGVLEAMLKLR, encoded by the coding sequence ATGAGCGTGTTCGAACGGATCACCGAACTGGTCGGCGACGGCGAGCCGGCTGCGATGCTGACGATCGTCGACAAGGACGGGAGCGCACCCAGGGACGTCGGGGATCGGATGCTCGTCACGGCGGACGGTAACTACGGTACGATCGGCGGCGGAACGGTCGAACACCTCGCCGTCGAGGACGCGAGAACAGTGCTGGACGGTGAGGCCGACTCCGGCGTTCGAACGTACGAACTCGAGCCCGGCGGGAACACCGGTATGGTCTGTGGTGGGACGATGGACGTCTTCATCGAGCGGATTCGCGGACGGGCACGGCTCTACATCGCCGGTGGTGGCCACATCAGCGTCGAGCTCGCAGCGCTGGCGGAGCAGTTGGGGTACGACGTCACGGTGGTCGACGACCGCGAGGAATACACCGACCCGGATGCGTTCCCGGACAGTACAGACGTCATCCACGGGGAGTACGGAGAAGCGCTGTCCGAACTCCCGACGACTGCCGAAACGTCGGTTGCGGTGGCGACGCGCAGCGGGACGTTTGATCAGCGCGCTGTCGCTGCGGCGCTCGACGGAAACGCCGGCTACGTCGGCCTCGTCGCCAGCGACACGAAGGCAGAACACGTCGTCGATTCGCTCGCCGAGGAGGGGTACAGCCGGCGAGAACTCGCGCGGGTCAGAGCCCCCGTCGGACTCGATCTCGGCGGGAGCGGTCCGGAAGACGTTGCGCTGGCGATCCTCTCGGAGGTGAACATGGATCGGTACGGCGCCGGGGGACAGCGCGCGACACGACTGAATCTCGACGACCTCGTCGTTGTCCGGGGCGGTGGCGACCTCGGAAGCGGCGTCGTCTACCGACTGCATCAGGCCGGGTATCCGGTCGTGGTGACCGAGGTCGACCGACCGACCGTCGTTCGACGGGAGGTGGCGTTCGCGGCGGCGATGTACGAAGACGAAGTATCGATCGAAGGCGTCGTCGGACGCCGAGCGGCCGACGTCGACGAGGTGGTCGAGATACTCGAGGACGATGCGGTCCCGGTCCTCGAGGACCCGGAAGCCTCGATCGCGACGACGCTCGACGCGGCCGTGGTCGTCGATGCGATACTGGCGAAAGGGCGGACCGATACGGGAACTCGGCGTGACGACGCAGACGTGGTCGTCGGTCTCGGTCCCGGATTCGAAGCCGGCGAGAACGTCGACGCAGTCGTCGAGACGGACCGAGGCCACGAGTTAGGTCGCGTGTTCTACGACGGCCGGGCGAGTCCGTACGACGGCGAACCGGGGGAACGGCGCGGCTACACGCACGAACGGGTCCTCCGTGCGCCGGGAGAGGGGCTGTGGGAGCCCGTGGTCGAAATCGGCGATCTCGTTTCGGCGGACGAGACGGTGGGCCACGTCGGCAATACCGACGTGGTCGCGGAGATCGACGGCCTCGTTCGCGGTCTCGTCCACGGTGGACTCGAGGTCGGCGAGGGGACGAAACTCGGCGATATCGACCCGCGCGGCGACGACGTCGACCCGACGAAGATTTCGGATAAGGCGCTCTGTCTCGGCGGCGGCGTCCTCGAGGCCATGCTGAAACTCCGCTAA
- the selD gene encoding selenide, water dikinase SelD — MTDRSADTAVKLTEYADLHGCSCKVGQSDLENLLREAELTESRDELLFGVGEDAAARRLTDDLALVSTVDFFTPIIDDPYDFGRVAACNAASDAFTTGAADNLDCLVVLGLPRELTDTAPMILTGIADAIDNMGGVIAGGHTILSPWPFAGGAVSATAPPEALLTSQGATAGDRLYLTKPLGTQSAMGGLRVSDDEFAEVVAEAAGRSVQTIGDEALAWMATPNRDAAMASRDIATAATDITGFGLGGQAQVLAENADVRIEVTRIPIIDGTDGLSRLFGYGLEDGESAETSGGLLLSVPESQTTTLETRFDDADVFYRQIGRVTDGSGVSLRDPTIEPIRRDQQ, encoded by the coding sequence ATGACCGATCGATCCGCCGACACTGCCGTCAAGCTTACCGAGTACGCCGACCTCCATGGCTGTTCCTGCAAGGTGGGCCAGAGCGACCTCGAGAATCTCCTTCGGGAGGCAGAGCTGACCGAGTCCCGAGACGAACTGCTGTTCGGCGTCGGCGAGGACGCGGCCGCACGGCGCCTGACCGACGATCTGGCGCTCGTTTCGACGGTCGATTTCTTCACGCCGATCATCGACGACCCCTACGACTTCGGCCGCGTCGCAGCGTGTAACGCAGCGAGCGACGCCTTCACGACGGGAGCCGCCGACAATCTCGACTGCCTTGTCGTCCTCGGTCTCCCTCGGGAACTGACGGACACCGCCCCGATGATCCTGACCGGTATCGCCGATGCGATCGACAACATGGGCGGCGTGATCGCTGGCGGCCACACGATACTCAGCCCGTGGCCGTTCGCCGGCGGTGCCGTCTCCGCGACCGCACCGCCCGAGGCGCTGTTGACATCACAGGGAGCGACGGCCGGTGACCGCCTCTACCTCACGAAGCCGCTGGGAACGCAGTCGGCGATGGGCGGACTGCGCGTTTCGGACGACGAGTTCGCCGAGGTCGTCGCGGAAGCCGCGGGCCGGTCCGTGCAGACGATCGGCGACGAAGCGCTCGCCTGGATGGCAACCCCGAACCGCGACGCTGCGATGGCCAGTCGCGACATCGCGACTGCGGCAACCGATATAACTGGGTTCGGTCTCGGCGGACAGGCACAGGTCCTCGCCGAGAACGCTGACGTGAGGATCGAAGTGACACGGATACCGATTATCGACGGTACCGACGGACTCTCGAGGCTGTTCGGATACGGCCTCGAGGACGGCGAGAGCGCAGAGACCAGCGGCGGCTTGCTCCTTTCGGTCCCCGAGTCGCAGACGACCACGCTCGAAACACGGTTCGACGACGCTGATGTCTTCTACCGTCAGATCGGACGCGTCACCGACGGCAGCGGTGTTTCGCTCCGTGATCCGACGATAGAACCGATTCGGCGCGACCAACAGTAG
- a CDS encoding sulfurtransferase TusA family protein: MTRVDVRGEICPRPALIVRRQLAELETGDELLVQGDYPPAERNLCRMCRKRGFTVTKTKDGSGESAFELRIEVTEDAEIPEA; this comes from the coding sequence ATGACACGAGTGGATGTGCGCGGAGAAATCTGCCCGAGGCCGGCGCTGATCGTCCGCCGGCAACTGGCCGAACTGGAGACGGGTGACGAATTACTCGTGCAAGGTGATTACCCCCCGGCGGAACGGAATCTCTGTCGAATGTGTCGCAAACGCGGATTCACCGTCACGAAGACCAAAGACGGGAGCGGCGAGAGCGCGTTCGAGTTACGTATCGAAGTGACCGAAGACGCAGAGATTCCGGAGGCGTAG
- the yqeC gene encoding selenium cofactor biosynthesis protein YqeC, which produces MQLSTALGLGDRALVAFVGAGGKKTAMHRLAIEGPERGLDVGFTTTTQMPPPDLPLTVTNAERLPEALLETEPSVAFASQWVSDPERVDRKVRGFDPEPLTSVLDRGFVDWLLVKADGARRREFKAPDTNEPVVPDEATHVVPVASVRAVGEPLSETVVHRPERVAAIADLSVGDTIMPETIGTVLASPRGGLQHVPDDAAVIPVVNKADAPALQETARAVLEHALAESARFTRGLVTSFERDVCLPVKNESA; this is translated from the coding sequence ATGCAACTGTCGACCGCGCTCGGTCTCGGCGACCGAGCGCTCGTCGCGTTCGTCGGTGCCGGCGGGAAGAAGACCGCCATGCACCGACTCGCGATAGAGGGGCCCGAGCGGGGGTTGGACGTCGGGTTTACGACGACGACACAGATGCCGCCACCCGATCTACCGCTAACGGTCACGAACGCCGAGCGACTGCCGGAGGCGCTTCTCGAAACTGAGCCATCGGTCGCGTTCGCGAGCCAATGGGTCTCCGACCCCGAACGGGTCGACCGAAAAGTTCGCGGCTTCGATCCGGAGCCGCTAACGTCGGTTCTCGACCGTGGGTTCGTCGACTGGCTCCTCGTCAAAGCCGACGGCGCTCGACGGCGGGAGTTCAAGGCCCCCGATACCAACGAGCCGGTCGTCCCCGACGAGGCGACCCACGTCGTCCCCGTGGCCTCCGTGCGTGCCGTCGGCGAACCGCTTTCGGAGACCGTCGTTCACCGTCCCGAACGCGTCGCCGCGATCGCCGACCTCTCCGTCGGGGACACGATCATGCCCGAAACGATCGGCACCGTGCTCGCCAGCCCCCGCGGAGGACTCCAGCACGTGCCGGACGATGCAGCTGTCATACCCGTGGTAAACAAGGCGGACGCACCGGCCCTCCAGGAGACGGCGCGAGCGGTACTCGAGCACGCGCTCGCGGAATCGGCTCGGTTTACCCGTGGCCTCGTGACGTCGTTCGAACGAGATGTCTGTCTTCCCGTCAAAAACGAGTCGGCGTGA